A stretch of DNA from Bacillus sp. (in: firmicutes):
GTAGCTCAGACGCTTCCGTTACCCAAAACAGAAGGAGTGGCCGCCCAAGCGCTCGAATATTTAGTCGATGATGGACCTGTCATGAATATTTTACCAAATGGATTCCGTCCAGTATTACCTGCAGGGACTGAAATGAGTGTCGACGTTAAAGATGGAGTAGCAATTGTTGATTTTTCAAAAGAATTTCTGAACTATCATCCAGACGATGAAAAGCGAATTTTGCAGGCGATTACATGGACGTTAACCCAGTTTGATTCCATTGATAAAATTGAACTTCGGGTGAATGGCCAACCATTATCGGAAATGCCAGTGAATGGAACACCGATTTCTGAAGAAGGATTGAGCCGAAAAGACGGGATCAATTTAGATATTTCCGGTATTGTTGATATTACGAATACCAATCCGATTACTGTTTATTACCTTGCCCAAAATGGGGATCAATTCTATTATGTTCCTGTGACGAAACGAGTGGAGAGTGGAAAAGGTCACCTTGTAGAAGCAGTTGTTAAAGAACTAGTGAATGGGCCGCCGTTAACGACGAATTTGGTGACAATGTTTTTGCCTGATGTAAAGTTGGTGGAACAACCACAAATTCAAGATGGCACAGTAACGTTAAACTTCAATGAAGCGTTATTTGGTGGATTTGGTGAGCAAATCGTTTCTGAGCAATTACTCCATTCTCTTGTTCTTTCATTAACAGAAATCGAAGGAATTGAAAGTGTTGTTGTCACGGTGAATGGACAAGGGGATTTACTGACGGAAACAGGTAAATCGCTATCCGAACCTGTCAGCCGACCAGACACGGTCAATACCATTGGTCTTTAATTGATGATGACCTTAAAAAACGGGGACTTTTTCGAGTAAACTTTTGAAAAAGCGCTTAAGAAATTCATTTTTTTGATATACTATAATAGGGTGAAAAGAGGTTGGCCAATAGCCACCTCTTATTTCTTGTTAAATGAAGGAGGATTTTGTTCGTGCGTGTTGATGGTAGACAAACATTGGAATTACGACCGATACATATACAAGCCGATTTTTTAAAACATCCAGAAGGAAGTGTACTTATTACGGTTGGAGATACAAAAGTGATTTGTACAGCGAGTATTGATGACCGAGTGCCACCATTTATGCGTGGGGAAGGAAAAGGCTGGATTACGGCTGAATATTCCATGTTACCAAGAGCAACAGAGCAACGAAATGTTCGGGAATCTTCCAAAGGAAAAGTGTCCGGACGGACGATGGAGATTCAGCGCCTTATTGGTCGAGCGTTACGGGCGGTAGTTGATTTAGAAGCGATTGGTGAACGGACAGTTTGGATTGATTGTGATGTCATCCAAGCAGATGGCGGAACAAGAACGGCTTCGATTACAGGAGCATTCGTAGCCATGACGATGGCTCTTCATAAGCTACAAGAAGAAAAAGAATTAGAGAAATTTCCGATTAAGGACTATTTAGCCGCTACTAGTGTAGGGGTGTTAAAGGAATTAGGAGTCGTTTTAGACTTAAATTACGAAGAAGATAGTCAAGCAGAAGTAGATATGAATATCATAATGACGGGTGCAGGCGAATTTGTTGAATTACAAGGTACAGGCGAAGAAGCTACGTTTACGTTTGCTCAACTACAGCAAATGTTAGACGCCGCTCAACAAGGGATTAGCCAACTAATTCAAATTCAAAAAGAAACATTAGGAGACATTGCGGTAAAAATTGAGGAGAACAAAGCTAAGGAAGTGGAATAATCGTGGAAAAAGTCATTATTGCCACAGCCAATCGGGGGAAGGCCAAAGAATTTGAACAAATGTTCCAAGCGTATGGAATCGATATACTTACTTTATTAGATTTAGAAGAACCGATTGATATTCAGGAAACAGGGACGACGTTTGAAGAAAATGCGCTCATAAAAGCGAGGGAAGTAGCCACTCGCTTAAACATGCCGGTCATTGCGGATGATTCTGGACTTGAAGTGGATGCGTTGGACGGAAGACCTGGTGTTTACTCCGCAAGATATGCTGGAGAACAAAAAGACGATCAAGCAAACATTGAAAAAGTACTAAGGGAACTAAAAGGTGTGCCGTTTGAACAGCGGACCGCTCGCTTTCGTTGTGCACTAGCCGTAGTTTTTCCTTCAGGAGAAGAATTTACCGTCCATGGCACTTGTGAAGGATATATTACGGAGCAACCTAAGGGTACAAACGGCTTCGGCTATGATCCAATTTTTTATGTACCTGAAAAACAATGTACTATGGCTGAACTTCCATCAGAAATAAAAAATAAAATAAGCCATCGTGCGCATGCGTTACAGCAATTTAAAAAGCGAATGGAC
This window harbors:
- a CDS encoding GerMN domain-containing protein, which encodes MSMSKQVSTIILVLLFSLVASGCGLFGDQESLDPPQDVSYLEEVDELESLDEESKANETTEEETSATETVMTELYLINEEGLVVAQTLPLPKTEGVAAQALEYLVDDGPVMNILPNGFRPVLPAGTEMSVDVKDGVAIVDFSKEFLNYHPDDEKRILQAITWTLTQFDSIDKIELRVNGQPLSEMPVNGTPISEEGLSRKDGINLDISGIVDITNTNPITVYYLAQNGDQFYYVPVTKRVESGKGHLVEAVVKELVNGPPLTTNLVTMFLPDVKLVEQPQIQDGTVTLNFNEALFGGFGEQIVSEQLLHSLVLSLTEIEGIESVVVTVNGQGDLLTETGKSLSEPVSRPDTVNTIGL
- the rph gene encoding ribonuclease PH → MRVDGRQTLELRPIHIQADFLKHPEGSVLITVGDTKVICTASIDDRVPPFMRGEGKGWITAEYSMLPRATEQRNVRESSKGKVSGRTMEIQRLIGRALRAVVDLEAIGERTVWIDCDVIQADGGTRTASITGAFVAMTMALHKLQEEKELEKFPIKDYLAATSVGVLKELGVVLDLNYEEDSQAEVDMNIIMTGAGEFVELQGTGEEATFTFAQLQQMLDAAQQGISQLIQIQKETLGDIAVKIEENKAKEVE
- a CDS encoding XTP/dITP diphosphatase, with the translated sequence MEKVIIATANRGKAKEFEQMFQAYGIDILTLLDLEEPIDIQETGTTFEENALIKAREVATRLNMPVIADDSGLEVDALDGRPGVYSARYAGEQKDDQANIEKVLRELKGVPFEQRTARFRCALAVVFPSGEEFTVHGTCEGYITEQPKGTNGFGYDPIFYVPEKQCTMAELPSEIKNKISHRAHALQQFKKRMDKWFGGKGE